The following proteins are encoded in a genomic region of Ananas comosus cultivar F153 linkage group 25, ASM154086v1, whole genome shotgun sequence:
- the LOC109703749 gene encoding auxin-induced protein 15A-like: protein MLKRKFLGTFLTKWRMPSIEMLTCATYSCNGWALIGRSQEEESIPKDVPKGHMVVYVGNEHKRFVIRVTYLHHPLFQALLDRAEEEYDFSPDSKLCIPCEEDLFLSILHCVSLQKEPRMWLCL from the coding sequence ATGCTGAAGAGGAAGTTCCTAGGGACATTTCTTACAAAGTGGAGGATGCCAAGTATTGAGATGCTAACATGTGCAACATACAGCTGCAATGGGTGGGCTCTCATCGGTCGAAGCCAAGAAGAAGAAAGCATCCCCAAAGACGTTCCTAAAGGCCACATGGTAGTCTACGTAGGCAATGAGCACAAGAGGTTTGTCATTCGAGTCACGTACCTCCACCACCCCTTGTTTCAGGCATTGCTTGATAGAGCTGAGGAAGAGTATGATTTTAGCCCAGATTCTAAGCTCTGCATACCATGCGAGGAAGATCTCTTCCTCAGCATTCTTCACTGCGTTAGTTTGCAGAAGGAACCTAGAATGTGGTTATGCCTTTGA